From the Paludibacterium paludis genome, one window contains:
- a CDS encoding DUF2322 family protein, translated as MTQSFKDILETLPAIDDVEAVILLDAGGHPLRRLDNAPGTAGSVRVYHALVKRHGHIDRKAAKEGLALYAEHVADARAHPGKHPNIDCLIAIAEAGEPGLRARIVLRAV; from the coding sequence ATGACGCAAAGCTTCAAGGACATTCTTGAGACCCTGCCCGCTATCGATGACGTGGAAGCGGTCATCCTGCTCGATGCGGGCGGACATCCATTGCGCCGTCTTGACAATGCGCCCGGCACCGCGGGGTCGGTACGGGTCTACCACGCTCTCGTCAAACGCCACGGACATATCGACCGCAAGGCGGCCAAAGAAGGTCTCGCGCTCTACGCCGAACATGTCGCCGACGCCAGGGCACACCCCGGCAAGCACCCCAATATCGATTGCCTGATCGCCATCGCCGAAGCGGGCGAACCCGGCCTGCGCGCCCGCATCGTGCTGCGAGCGGTGTAA
- the upp gene encoding uracil phosphoribosyltransferase, which translates to MNITIVNHPLVQHKLGLLREGDISTMKFRQLTQELARLLAYEATRDFELETISIEGWCGPIEIQQIKGKKVTVVPILRAGIGMLDGVLDLVPSAKISVVGLSRNEETLEPEPYFDKFVDNLNERIAIIIDPMLATGGSMVATIDLLKRKGCQHIKAVVMVAAPEGVKTVNDAHPDVQLYTASLDSHLNENGYIIPGLGDAGDKIFGTKHL; encoded by the coding sequence ATGAACATCACCATCGTCAATCACCCCCTGGTGCAGCACAAGCTCGGCCTGCTTCGCGAGGGCGACATCAGCACCATGAAATTCCGCCAGCTCACCCAGGAGCTGGCCCGTCTCCTGGCCTACGAGGCCACCCGCGACTTCGAGCTGGAAACCATCTCCATCGAAGGCTGGTGCGGTCCGATCGAAATCCAGCAGATCAAGGGCAAGAAAGTCACCGTCGTGCCGATCCTGCGCGCCGGCATCGGCATGCTCGACGGGGTTCTGGATCTCGTCCCGTCCGCCAAGATCAGCGTGGTCGGCCTGTCGCGCAACGAAGAGACGCTGGAGCCGGAGCCGTACTTCGACAAGTTCGTCGACAACCTCAACGAACGCATCGCCATCATCATCGATCCGATGCTGGCCACCGGCGGATCGATGGTCGCCACCATCGATCTTCTCAAGCGCAAGGGCTGCCAGCACATCAAGGCCGTTGTGATGGTCGCGGCCCCCGAAGGCGTCAAAACCGTCAATGACGCCCACCCCGACGTTCAGCTCTATACCGCGTCGCTTGACAGCCACCTGAACGAAAACGGCTACATCATCCCCGGTCTCGGGGACGCCGGAGATAAGATCTTCGGCACCAAACACCTCTGA
- a CDS encoding hydrolase → MMMKRETATLLVVDVQEKLLPAILDAQALLARVGWLIDAAVATALPVVFSEQYPKGLGGTVPELKERAPEAGIVDKVHFSCMAEHCLPASLMARPQVIVCGMESHVCVLQTVMQLLDAGKEVFVVVDAIGSRAALDHDTAIARMTQAGAVPVTREMVLFEMLEKAGTESFKAASKRFLQGAQPR, encoded by the coding sequence ATGATGATGAAACGCGAAACGGCGACGCTGCTCGTCGTCGATGTTCAGGAAAAGCTGTTACCGGCCATCCTCGATGCCCAAGCGCTGCTGGCACGAGTCGGCTGGCTCATCGACGCGGCGGTGGCGACCGCATTGCCGGTGGTGTTTTCCGAGCAATACCCCAAGGGACTCGGCGGCACCGTGCCCGAGCTGAAAGAGCGGGCTCCGGAAGCCGGCATCGTGGACAAGGTGCATTTCTCGTGCATGGCCGAACACTGCCTGCCGGCTTCGCTGATGGCCCGGCCGCAAGTTATCGTGTGCGGCATGGAAAGTCACGTCTGCGTGCTGCAGACCGTGATGCAGCTTCTGGACGCGGGCAAGGAGGTCTTCGTGGTGGTGGACGCGATCGGCAGCCGCGCCGCCCTTGATCACGACACGGCCATCGCGCGCATGACGCAAGCCGGCGCCGTGCCGGTGACACGGGAGATGGTGCTGTTCGAAATGCTGGAAAAAGCCGGAACCGAGTCGTTCAAGGCCGCCAGCAAGCGATTCCTCCAGGGCGCCCAGCCGCGATGA
- a CDS encoding EAL domain-containing protein: MTVQSVDAAKPVTAMSPEAILGALANDQLLPYFQPLILPADRRILGFEALARWKHPELGLLPPAAFVPVMAEKGMMKELTELMLEKSLYACSNWRDAGHDLKVGVNLSTEALNVPDLAQRMQQKARIAGVPPASMVIEFNTVGLESLLDSARPVLAALRRAGFGVAADDFYPGSVLERQLDHTILSSIKLSRKAVALVAKNEEAGQAVARTVACAANAGLMTIAMGVEERGQLDWLASVPCDAIQGYVFSRPLPENGLIPWISEWKSG; the protein is encoded by the coding sequence ATGACCGTACAGTCCGTCGATGCAGCCAAACCCGTCACCGCAATGAGCCCCGAAGCCATCCTCGGTGCGCTCGCCAACGATCAATTGCTCCCCTATTTCCAGCCGCTGATCCTGCCGGCCGACCGCCGTATCCTCGGTTTCGAAGCCCTGGCCCGCTGGAAGCATCCGGAACTCGGTCTTCTGCCGCCCGCCGCCTTTGTTCCCGTCATGGCGGAAAAAGGCATGATGAAAGAGCTGACGGAGCTGATGCTGGAAAAATCCCTGTATGCCTGCAGCAACTGGCGCGACGCGGGGCATGATCTGAAAGTCGGCGTCAATCTCTCCACCGAGGCCCTGAACGTTCCCGATCTCGCCCAGCGCATGCAGCAAAAAGCCCGGATTGCCGGCGTCCCGCCCGCGAGCATGGTGATCGAATTCAATACCGTCGGCCTCGAGTCCCTGCTCGACAGCGCCCGGCCGGTTCTGGCGGCCCTGCGCCGCGCGGGATTCGGCGTGGCGGCCGATGACTTTTATCCAGGCTCGGTGCTGGAGCGCCAACTGGACCACACCATCCTGTCGTCGATCAAGCTCTCGCGCAAAGCCGTGGCGCTCGTTGCGAAAAATGAGGAAGCCGGCCAGGCTGTCGCGCGCACTGTCGCATGCGCGGCCAATGCCGGTCTGATGACCATCGCCATGGGCGTCGAGGAGCGCGGACAGCTCGACTGGCTGGCCTCCGTGCCCTGCGACGCGATCCAGGGCTACGTTTTCAGTCGCCCTCTTCCGGAAAATGGATTGATTCCATGGATTTCCGAGTGGAAATCGGGTTAG
- the rlmB gene encoding 23S rRNA (guanosine(2251)-2'-O)-methyltransferase RlmB, with product MSNKRLIHGFHALNARLWQNPRSLIEIYLAGGRHDARAKALMEKAGEEGIRLHVVDKARLDSLTGNARHQGVAAWIDASFTFVDLDDVLDNLTEPPLLLILDGVTDPHNLGACLRVADAMGAHAVIAPKDRSASLNATVSKVACGAAEVVPYLTVTNLARTLRDLKDRGIWIAGTTMEADTDLFHFEQTGPLAWVMGAEGEGMRRLTREHCDVLVSIPMFGSVESLNVSVSSGIVLAESRRQRVLKG from the coding sequence ATGAGCAACAAGCGTCTGATTCATGGCTTTCACGCCCTCAATGCCCGCCTGTGGCAGAACCCCAGGAGCCTGATCGAGATTTACCTGGCCGGGGGGCGTCATGACGCGCGGGCCAAGGCGCTCATGGAAAAGGCCGGCGAGGAGGGGATCCGCCTGCATGTCGTGGACAAGGCGCGTCTGGACAGCCTGACCGGCAATGCGCGCCATCAGGGTGTCGCGGCCTGGATCGACGCGAGTTTCACCTTCGTCGATCTGGACGACGTGCTGGACAATCTGACCGAGCCGCCCTTGCTGCTCATCCTCGACGGCGTGACCGATCCGCACAATCTGGGCGCCTGCCTGCGCGTGGCCGACGCGATGGGCGCGCACGCCGTGATCGCGCCGAAAGACCGGTCCGCCAGCCTCAACGCCACGGTGTCCAAGGTCGCGTGCGGAGCGGCCGAGGTGGTGCCGTACCTCACCGTGACCAATCTTGCCCGCACCTTGCGCGATCTGAAGGATCGCGGCATCTGGATCGCCGGAACGACGATGGAGGCGGACACGGATCTGTTCCATTTCGAGCAGACCGGCCCGCTGGCGTGGGTGATGGGCGCCGAAGGCGAAGGCATGCGCCGCCTGACACGCGAGCATTGCGACGTGCTGGTGTCGATCCCGATGTTCGGCTCGGTGGAAAGCCTGAATGTCTCGGTGTCGAGTGGTATCGTGCTGGCGGAAAGCCGCCGCCAGCGGGTGTTGAAAGGATAA
- a CDS encoding heavy-metal-associated domain-containing protein: MMDTLIVKVVGMTCGGCAASVEKALGKVPGVMAVKASHADAQATVSGEALESRLPELRAAVENAGFDWFD, from the coding sequence ATGATGGATACCCTGATCGTGAAAGTGGTCGGCATGACCTGCGGCGGATGCGCCGCCAGTGTGGAGAAGGCGCTGGGCAAGGTGCCGGGCGTCATGGCCGTGAAGGCATCCCATGCCGACGCGCAAGCGACCGTCAGCGGGGAGGCGCTCGAGTCGCGCCTGCCCGAATTGCGCGCGGCGGTGGAGAATGCCGGCTTCGACTGGTTTGATTAA
- a CDS encoding metal-sensitive transcriptional regulator — protein sequence MAACHEEPKGKMVLQPDKAALLKRLARIEGQVRGIGGMVESDRYCVDILTQVAAVKSALDAVAMQLLENHMKGCVARSLASGDAAEMVSELIDVVKKVR from the coding sequence ATGGCCGCGTGTCACGAGGAGCCGAAAGGCAAGATGGTGCTGCAGCCGGACAAGGCTGCCCTGCTCAAACGCCTGGCGCGCATCGAGGGGCAGGTGAGGGGAATTGGCGGCATGGTCGAATCCGACCGTTACTGTGTCGACATCCTCACCCAGGTCGCCGCCGTGAAGTCGGCCCTCGACGCCGTGGCGATGCAGCTTCTGGAAAACCATATGAAAGGTTGCGTGGCGCGCTCCCTGGCATCGGGCGATGCCGCGGAGATGGTCTCCGAATTGATCGATGTCGTGAAAAAGGTGAGATGA
- the rplI gene encoding 50S ribosomal protein L9 yields the protein MQIILLEKVANLGQLGDVVKVKDGYARNFLIPQGKAKRATEANLQQFEARRAELEAKQAAVLADAQARAAKLVDAVVTIEQKAGVDGRLFGSVTNVDVAEAITAFGVEVKRFEVRLPNGPLKAVGEYELEIALHHDVVSTVKIVVAGLAA from the coding sequence ATGCAAATCATTCTGCTCGAAAAAGTGGCCAACCTCGGCCAACTGGGTGACGTGGTCAAGGTCAAGGACGGTTACGCTCGTAACTTCCTGATCCCGCAAGGCAAGGCCAAGCGCGCCACCGAAGCCAACCTGCAGCAATTCGAAGCCCGCCGCGCCGAACTGGAAGCCAAGCAGGCCGCCGTTCTGGCCGACGCGCAGGCTCGCGCCGCCAAGCTGGTCGACGCCGTTGTCACCATCGAACAGAAGGCCGGTGTTGACGGCCGCCTGTTCGGTTCCGTGACCAACGTCGACGTGGCCGAAGCCATCACCGCTTTCGGCGTTGAAGTGAAGCGTTTCGAAGTTCGTCTGCCGAATGGCCCGCTGAAGGCTGTTGGCGAATACGAACTGGAAATCGCCCTGCACCACGACGTGGTCAGCACCGTGAAGATCGTTGTCGCCGGCCTCGCCGCCTGA
- a CDS encoding bifunctional diguanylate cyclase/phosphodiesterase, producing MKITHNAGAAGALACFLVSLLLWPGLPPGDLSFSSFLPHGIYAFWLIRGGGRKTAIGWPAAAALVAGGVHGAMWGGMLAVSLLSLWLGIALIGLRGRGDWLASPRSLVRLIALLIIYPAPLVALSAGLLAWPLANGDVPLSWPFKVWASASLALTALVPLAFSQRAWASGMRLELAGIALAGLLAWAGLDRGLYVLPVSLPPQLLFFPLMLWAAFRLTVRGAALIGAETILLLGHLESGAWKAHGAGDPFGYGIMLAEAFVAASLMVAVMVENYRKREHVLSEFQARVEALVNNSPNMMSLKGMDGRFLLVNRSYAALLGKTSQELIGRRASDFFLPDDAAMIRGQDEMVLRCLEPRQFEETFESGGREVHLLVTKFPLFDIQGLPAGVGSVDTDITAQRAEQKARMETEEKYRALVEQSLVGIFIMQDEHLVYLNPKLAAILGDDTEALKNVNIADILEPGEAQRIREQVSRRYRENIAVMNYQTRVVARDGMLVDVEIHSRLFEYRGRPAIIGVVEDISHRLAADANQKLAAKVFDTSAEGILITDADTRIIAVNEAFTRITGYTETETVGRLSRIFREGGARQGMHEALREHGYWQGQLQDRRKSGDWYPAELSVSCVRDPEGGITNYVGVFSDITVRKQAEERLHFLANHDPLTRLPNRTNLIAQLEENLLARVEGGKLAVIFIDLDRFKLINDSFGHQTGDELLRVISVRLGDAVGSRGMLARLGGDEFTLLVTEFDSHEDLSRIAEDILAILTRPLRLEEHEVFVTGSIGISLFPNDGTDARTLLKNADVAMYRAKEAGKNTFQFFDAEMNAQTFERLLLENGLRQALERKELVLHYQPQVDAATRNVVAIEVLIRWQHPELGLIPPARFIPLAEETGLIKPIGDWVLAEACRQLTEWDAEGLGVPRVAVNLSARQFEHQMLTCKVSEALARAALLPDRLELEITESMIMQNPGEAIRILNELKALGVKLSIDDFGTGYSSLSILKRFPLDTLKIDRSFVDGLPEDGDSAAITEAILAMAHKLGFSVVAEGVEKETQATFLRFKGCEILQGYQFSRPLPAAEFADWFREWSHCPAREGRVQTQDA from the coding sequence GTGAAAATCACACATAATGCGGGTGCCGCGGGCGCACTGGCCTGCTTTCTTGTATCGCTGCTCTTGTGGCCGGGGTTGCCACCTGGCGATCTCTCGTTTTCTTCCTTCCTGCCCCACGGCATCTATGCGTTCTGGTTGATCCGCGGGGGAGGCCGCAAAACGGCGATCGGCTGGCCGGCCGCCGCCGCGCTGGTGGCGGGTGGGGTGCATGGCGCCATGTGGGGTGGCATGCTCGCGGTGTCGCTGTTGTCGCTGTGGCTCGGCATCGCCCTGATCGGGCTTCGCGGACGCGGCGACTGGCTGGCGTCGCCGCGCTCTCTCGTGCGCCTGATCGCGCTATTGATCATCTATCCGGCGCCCCTGGTGGCGCTGTCGGCCGGCCTTCTGGCCTGGCCGCTGGCCAATGGCGATGTGCCGCTTAGCTGGCCGTTCAAGGTATGGGCCAGCGCGAGTCTTGCACTCACCGCGCTGGTGCCGCTCGCATTCAGTCAGCGCGCGTGGGCTTCGGGCATGCGTCTGGAGTTGGCGGGCATTGCCCTGGCGGGGCTGCTGGCATGGGCCGGCCTTGACCGGGGGCTTTACGTGCTGCCGGTTTCTCTGCCGCCGCAATTGCTGTTTTTCCCGCTGATGCTGTGGGCGGCTTTCCGCCTGACCGTGCGCGGGGCGGCCTTGATCGGCGCGGAAACGATTCTCTTGCTGGGGCATCTTGAGAGCGGCGCCTGGAAGGCGCACGGCGCGGGCGATCCGTTCGGTTACGGCATCATGCTGGCCGAAGCCTTTGTCGCCGCCAGCCTGATGGTGGCGGTGATGGTCGAGAATTACCGCAAGCGCGAGCACGTGCTCTCCGAGTTCCAGGCCCGTGTCGAGGCCCTGGTCAACAACAGTCCGAACATGATGTCCCTCAAGGGCATGGATGGCCGTTTCCTGCTGGTGAACCGCTCTTACGCCGCCTTGCTCGGCAAAACGTCGCAAGAGCTGATCGGCCGGCGCGCTTCGGATTTCTTTTTGCCGGACGACGCGGCGATGATCCGCGGCCAGGATGAAATGGTGCTGCGTTGCCTGGAGCCGCGCCAGTTCGAGGAAACCTTCGAAAGTGGCGGGCGCGAAGTGCATCTTCTGGTGACCAAGTTCCCGCTCTTCGACATCCAGGGCCTGCCGGCCGGAGTGGGGAGCGTCGACACCGATATCACCGCCCAGCGCGCCGAGCAGAAGGCGAGGATGGAGACGGAAGAGAAATACCGGGCGCTGGTCGAGCAGTCGCTGGTCGGGATTTTCATCATGCAGGACGAACATCTGGTCTACCTCAATCCAAAACTGGCCGCCATTCTCGGCGACGACACCGAAGCCCTGAAAAATGTCAATATCGCCGACATCCTCGAGCCGGGCGAGGCCCAGCGCATTCGTGAACAGGTCAGCCGCCGCTACCGGGAAAACATCGCGGTGATGAATTACCAGACCCGCGTGGTGGCGCGTGACGGCATGCTGGTGGACGTCGAGATCCACAGCCGGCTTTTCGAGTACCGGGGCCGTCCCGCGATCATCGGCGTGGTCGAGGATATCTCGCACCGGCTGGCCGCGGATGCCAACCAGAAGCTGGCGGCCAAAGTATTCGACACCTCGGCCGAAGGCATCCTGATCACCGATGCCGATACCCGCATCATCGCCGTGAACGAAGCCTTCACGCGCATTACCGGCTATACCGAAACCGAAACCGTGGGGCGCCTGTCGCGGATTTTCCGGGAAGGCGGCGCGCGGCAGGGCATGCATGAGGCCTTGCGCGAGCATGGCTATTGGCAGGGGCAGTTGCAGGACCGGCGCAAGAGCGGCGACTGGTATCCGGCCGAGCTGTCGGTCTCCTGCGTGCGCGACCCCGAAGGCGGCATCACCAATTACGTGGGCGTATTTTCCGATATCACCGTGCGCAAGCAGGCGGAGGAACGCCTGCATTTCCTCGCCAATCACGATCCGCTCACCCGCCTGCCCAACCGCACCAACCTGATCGCCCAGCTCGAGGAAAACCTGCTTGCCCGGGTCGAGGGCGGCAAGCTGGCGGTCATCTTCATCGATCTTGACCGCTTCAAGTTGATCAACGATTCCTTCGGTCACCAGACCGGCGACGAATTGCTGCGGGTCATCTCGGTGCGTCTTGGCGACGCGGTGGGATCGCGCGGCATGCTGGCGCGCCTGGGGGGCGACGAATTCACGTTGCTGGTCACCGAGTTCGACAGCCATGAGGATCTGTCGCGCATCGCCGAGGATATCCTGGCGATCCTGACGCGGCCGCTGCGCCTGGAGGAGCACGAAGTGTTCGTGACCGGCAGCATCGGCATCAGCCTGTTCCCGAACGATGGCACCGATGCGCGCACGCTGCTGAAGAACGCCGATGTGGCGATGTACCGTGCCAAGGAAGCGGGCAAGAACACCTTCCAGTTCTTCGATGCGGAAATGAATGCCCAGACCTTCGAGCGTCTGCTCCTGGAAAACGGGCTGCGCCAGGCGCTGGAGCGCAAGGAGCTGGTGCTGCATTATCAGCCCCAGGTCGATGCCGCGACGCGCAATGTGGTCGCCATCGAAGTGCTGATCCGCTGGCAGCATCCGGAACTCGGTCTGATTCCTCCGGCGCGCTTCATCCCGCTGGCGGAAGAAACGGGGCTGATCAAACCGATCGGCGACTGGGTGCTGGCCGAAGCGTGCCGGCAACTGACCGAATGGGACGCCGAGGGGCTGGGGGTGCCGCGCGTGGCGGTCAATCTGTCAGCCAGGCAGTTCGAGCACCAGATGCTCACCTGCAAGGTTTCCGAAGCGCTGGCGCGCGCGGCCCTGTTGCCGGACCGGCTGGAGCTCGAAATCACCGAGAGCATGATCATGCAGAACCCCGGCGAGGCGATCCGCATTCTCAACGAACTGAAAGCGCTGGGCGTGAAGCTGTCCATCGACGATTTCGGCACCGGCTATTCGTCCCTGTCCATCCTCAAGCGTTTCCCGCTGGATACGCTGAAGATCGACCGTTCCTTTGTCGATGGCCTGCCCGAGGACGGCGACAGCGCCGCGATCACCGAAGCGATTCTGGCGATGGCCCACAAGCTGGGGTTTTCCGTGGTCGCAGAAGGCGTGGAAAAAGAGACGCAGGCCACGTTCCTGCGCTTCAAGGGGTGTGAAATCCTGCAGGGCTACCAGTTCAGCCGGCCGCTGCCTGCCGCCGAATTCGCCGACTGGTTCCGGGAGTGGAGCCATTGCCCGGCGCGGGAAGGACGAGTCCAAACCCAGGATGCCTGA
- the priB gene encoding primosomal replication protein N: MQNRLVLTATVEREDILRYTPAGVPVLDMWLRHHSRQQEAGVERDVICEIQGIMAGDACREWAGKLAGQTVRVSGFISQRSLRNSRLVLHIEYVEFVKG; encoded by the coding sequence TTGCAGAACCGACTGGTACTGACCGCTACCGTAGAACGCGAAGACATCCTGAGATACACCCCCGCCGGGGTACCGGTGCTGGATATGTGGCTCAGACATCATTCCCGCCAGCAGGAAGCCGGCGTGGAAAGGGATGTGATCTGTGAGATCCAGGGCATCATGGCCGGAGACGCCTGCCGCGAATGGGCGGGCAAGCTGGCCGGACAGACGGTCCGGGTGAGCGGGTTCATCAGTCAGCGCAGCTTGCGGAATTCGCGGCTGGTACTGCACATCGAATATGTTGAATTTGTAAAAGGTTAG
- a CDS encoding FUSC family protein, translating to MKQPAWRHPRFRYEHAGIIHVIRLSAAILVSQIIAATLHESHAVWMSVTIIVVMGALPHTGSIIAKARQRAVGTTIGALAGIGVILVGRHSPWLAEALIVALTALAACKAIGKAGYTALAAAITLAIVAMSGSLEDGAWRFLYVIAGVGISVVFALLIPARAREHWYFLLSDNIRDMAFLFRRANRGEGPEMGITDAVIKRIVIQRGLLSAAANESGLDAPSLHDIMRRQRAILNTIELMAGQDVEEGAVSVKVADARQAEASVALHFARLGAKVGLTIVGFGNEYGQTDSPQKCWLLGCLARQLEGLDAAMDSVTPALAGRRAR from the coding sequence ATGAAGCAACCCGCCTGGCGCCATCCGCGCTTCCGCTACGAACATGCAGGCATTATTCATGTGATCCGGTTGTCGGCGGCAATCCTGGTTTCCCAGATCATCGCGGCCACGCTGCACGAATCGCACGCGGTGTGGATGTCCGTGACCATCATCGTAGTGATGGGCGCCCTGCCGCACACCGGCAGCATCATCGCCAAGGCGCGCCAGCGCGCTGTCGGCACCACCATCGGGGCGCTGGCCGGTATCGGGGTGATCCTGGTCGGTCGCCATTCTCCGTGGCTTGCCGAAGCGCTCATCGTCGCGCTGACCGCACTGGCCGCCTGCAAGGCGATCGGCAAGGCGGGTTATACCGCGCTGGCCGCGGCGATCACCCTTGCCATCGTGGCCATGAGCGGTTCGCTCGAGGATGGCGCCTGGCGTTTTCTCTACGTGATTGCCGGCGTGGGGATCTCCGTGGTCTTCGCCTTGCTGATTCCGGCGCGCGCCCGCGAACACTGGTATTTTCTGTTATCGGACAATATCCGGGACATGGCCTTCCTGTTTCGTCGCGCCAACCGCGGAGAGGGGCCGGAAATGGGGATCACCGATGCGGTGATCAAGCGCATCGTGATCCAGCGGGGGCTGCTGAGCGCCGCCGCCAACGAAAGTGGCCTGGATGCGCCCAGCCTGCATGACATCATGCGGCGTCAACGCGCCATTCTCAATACGATAGAGCTGATGGCCGGGCAGGATGTGGAAGAGGGGGCGGTATCGGTGAAGGTCGCCGATGCTCGGCAGGCCGAAGCGTCGGTCGCCCTGCACTTCGCCCGCCTGGGGGCGAAGGTCGGACTGACGATCGTCGGGTTTGGCAATGAATACGGTCAGACCGATTCGCCGCAAAAGTGCTGGCTGCTGGGCTGTCTTGCCAGGCAGCTCGAAGGGCTGGATGCCGCGATGGATAGCGTGACTCCGGCTCTGGCCGGAAGGCGGGCGCGGTGA
- a CDS encoding uracil-xanthine permease family protein, protein MLQNLKVALSGAQILFVAFGALVLVPLLTGLNPAMALLGAGLGTLLFQLATRRQVPIFLGSSFAFIGPIIYSVHTWGMPSTLFGLFCAGLMYFIVAALIRLRGIGLVNRLLPPVVIGPIIMIIGLSVATAASNMAMARVNGQQVMDYQVAMLLAGVSLATTIVVAIFARGMFKLVPILAGVTTGYTLAVVLGVVDLAKIANAPWFAVPHFVQPEVNWAAALFMLPVAIAPAIEHVGGIMAIGGVTGTDYTRSPGLHRTLFGDGLGVCLAGLIGGPPVTTYAEVTGAVMITRNFNPVTMTWAAVFAIGLAFFGKFNALLQSIPMPVMGGIMVLLFGTIASIGLKTLIEARVDLMEPRNLVIISVVLTAGIGGLEVKIGSFGLAGVGLCSILAIVLNLILPRAASRHEGIPEGQDI, encoded by the coding sequence ATGTTGCAAAACCTGAAGGTGGCCCTGTCCGGCGCCCAGATCCTGTTCGTCGCATTCGGCGCGCTGGTCCTGGTCCCGCTCCTGACAGGTCTGAATCCCGCCATGGCCCTGCTGGGCGCAGGACTTGGCACCTTGCTGTTCCAGCTGGCGACGCGCCGCCAGGTCCCGATCTTTCTGGGATCGTCCTTCGCTTTCATCGGCCCGATCATCTATTCGGTCCACACCTGGGGCATGCCGTCCACCCTGTTCGGCCTTTTCTGCGCCGGCCTGATGTACTTCATCGTCGCCGCGCTGATCCGGCTGCGCGGCATCGGCCTTGTCAACCGGCTGCTGCCGCCGGTGGTCATCGGTCCGATCATCATGATCATCGGCCTGTCCGTGGCGACGGCCGCCTCCAATATGGCCATGGCCCGTGTCAACGGCCAACAGGTCATGGATTATCAGGTCGCCATGCTGCTGGCCGGCGTATCGCTGGCCACCACCATCGTGGTCGCCATTTTCGCGCGCGGCATGTTCAAGCTGGTGCCGATTCTCGCGGGTGTCACAACCGGATACACACTGGCCGTGGTGCTCGGCGTGGTGGATCTGGCCAAGATCGCCAACGCGCCCTGGTTCGCCGTTCCCCACTTTGTCCAACCCGAAGTCAACTGGGCGGCGGCACTGTTCATGCTGCCGGTGGCCATCGCTCCGGCCATCGAGCACGTGGGCGGCATCATGGCCATCGGCGGCGTCACCGGCACCGACTACACGAGGTCCCCCGGCCTGCACCGCACGCTGTTCGGCGATGGCCTTGGCGTATGCCTGGCCGGACTGATCGGCGGCCCGCCGGTCACCACCTACGCCGAAGTCACCGGCGCGGTGATGATCACCCGCAATTTCAATCCGGTCACCATGACCTGGGCGGCCGTGTTCGCGATCGGCCTCGCTTTCTTCGGCAAATTCAACGCCCTGCTGCAGTCCATCCCGATGCCGGTGATGGGGGGCATCATGGTGCTGCTGTTCGGCACCATCGCCTCGATCGGCCTGAAAACCCTCATCGAAGCCCGTGTCGACCTGATGGAACCGCGCAATCTGGTGATCATTTCCGTGGTGTTGACCGCCGGGATCGGCGGCCTCGAAGTGAAAATCGGCTCCTTCGGCCTGGCTGGGGTCGGCCTGTGCTCGATTCTCGCCATTGTGTTGAACCTCATCCTGCCGCGCGCGGCGAGCCGGCACGAAGGCATTCCGGAAGGCCAGGACATCTGA
- the rpsF gene encoding 30S ribosomal protein S6 — translation MRHYEIVFIVHPDQSEQVPAMIERYKGMVLGAEGKIHRLEDWGRRQLAYPIQKLHKAHYVLMNVECSSETLAEIEHAFKFNDAVLRHLTIKMAAAVTEASPMMKDEKAKNLLDPQQPATAEADVAA, via the coding sequence ATGCGGCATTACGAAATCGTATTCATCGTTCACCCGGACCAGAGCGAACAAGTTCCGGCGATGATCGAGCGTTACAAGGGCATGGTTCTGGGCGCCGAAGGCAAGATCCACCGTCTGGAAGACTGGGGCCGCCGCCAACTGGCCTACCCGATCCAGAAGCTGCACAAGGCCCACTACGTTCTGATGAACGTCGAGTGCTCCTCCGAGACCCTCGCTGAAATCGAGCACGCCTTCAAATTCAACGACGCCGTTCTGCGCCACCTGACCATCAAGATGGCGGCTGCCGTGACCGAAGCGTCCCCGATGATGAAGGACGAGAAGGCCAAGAACCTGCTCGACCCGCAACAGCCGGCCACCGCCGAGGCTGACGTCGCTGCCTAA
- the rpsR gene encoding 30S ribosomal protein S18: MARQLFKRKKFCRFTAEGIKDIDYKSVDLLKDFIAENGKIIPARITGTKARYQRQLTTAIKRARFLAFLPYTDQH; encoded by the coding sequence ATGGCTCGCCAACTCTTCAAGCGCAAAAAGTTCTGCCGCTTCACGGCAGAAGGTATCAAGGACATCGACTACAAATCCGTTGATCTCCTGAAAGACTTCATTGCCGAAAACGGCAAGATCATCCCGGCTCGCATCACCGGTACCAAGGCTCGCTATCAGCGCCAGCTGACGACCGCCATCAAGCGCGCTCGTTTCCTGGCCTTCCTGCCTTACACCGACCAGCACTAA